The genomic window CTTGTGAATTATGATATTGAGCAACTGAAACTCTTTTGGGAGAAAAAAAGAAAATAATGTTACATTTTATGACATTATTCGTTGACGTATGTCTTTTTTTAGACTATAATAGACAGGAAGAAGGAAATTGTAAATGAAGGAAAGAGAATTTCGCCGAAATATGGCTGTTTTTCCTATCGGCAGTGTTATGAAATTGACCGATCTCTCGGCGCGTCAGATTCGTTATTATGAAGATCAAGAGTTGATCAAACCTGATCGAAACGAAGGGAACCGTCGCATGTATTCTTTGAATGACATGGATCGATTGCTTGAGATCAAAGATTATATCTCTGAAGGTTTCAATATCGCTGCCATTAAGAAAAAATATGCTGAACGCGAGGCGAAGTCCAAGAAAGCCGTGAGTCAGACGGAAGTGCGTCGTGCACTTCACAATGAACTCCTCCAGCAGGGGCGCTTTGCTTCAGTACGGTCACCCTTTGGTCGCGGTTAGGCAATCGCAAGTAGTCATATATTAAGGAGAAAACCCATGCCAATCACAGCTGCAGATATTCGTCGTGAAGTCAAGGAAAAAAATGTTACCTTTATCCGTCTCATGTTTTCAGATATTCTGGGAACCATGAAAAACGTCGAAATTCCTGCTACAGATGAACAGTTAGATAAGGTCTTGTCAAACAAAGCCATGTTTGATGGCTCTTCTATTGAAGGTTTTGTACGTATCAATGAGTCAGATATGTACTTGTATCCAGACTTGGACACATGGACAGTCTTCCCTTGGGGAGATGAAAATGGAAGTGTTGCAGGTCTGATCTGTGATGTCTATACAACAGAAGGCGAACCTTTTGCAGGTGATCCACGTGGCAACCTCAAGCGTGCACTTCGTCATATGGAAGAAGTAGGATTCAAATCCTTCAACCTTGGGCCAGAACCAGAATTCTTCCTCTTTAAGCTGGATGAAAATGGCGATCCAACTCTTGAGGTAAATGACAAGGGTGGCTACTTCGACTTGGCGCCTACAGACCTTGCGGACAATACACGTCGTGAAATCGTGAATGTCTTGACCAAAATGGGATTTGAAGTAGAAGCGAGTCACCACGAGGTTGCGGTTGGACAACATGAAATTGACTTCAAGTATGATGAAGTCCTCCGTGCCTGTGATAAGATTCAAATCTTTAAACTCGTAGTAAAAACCATTGCTCGCAAACACGGTCTTTACGCAACCTTTATGGCGAAACCAAAATTTGGTATCGCTGGATCAGGTATGCACTGTAATATGTCCTTGTTTGATGCAGAAGGAAATAATGCCTTCTTTGATCCAAATGATCCAAAAGGAATGCAGTTGTCTGAAACGGCCTACCATTTCCTTGGTGGTTTGATTAAGCATGCCTATAACTATACTGCTATCATGAACCCAACAGTTAACTCATACAAACGTTTGGTTCCTGGTTATGAAGCGCCTGTTTACATTGCTTGGGCTGGTCGTAATCGTTCGCCACTTGTGCGCGTGCCTGCTTCACGTGGTATGGGAACTCGTCTTGAGTTGCGTTCAGTGGACCCAATGGCAAACCCATACATCGCTATGGCGGTTCTTTTGGAAGTTGGTTTGCATGGTATTGAAAACAAAATCGAAGCACCAGCTCCTATTGAAGAAAATATCTACATCATGACAGCAGAAGAGCGTAAGGAAGCTGGGATTACCGATCTTCCATCAACTCTTCATAACGCCTTGAAAGCTTTGACAGAAGATGAAGTGGTTAAGGCAGCCCTAGGTGAACACATCTACACTAGCTTCCTTGAAGCTAAACGTATCGAGTGGGCTAGCTATGCAACCTTTGTGTCACAATGGGAAGTTGATAATTACCTTGATCTTTACTAATACTAATATAGAAGAAAGATTGCCCGGTGGGCAATCTTTTTTGTTTTTGTGTTGTTATAAATGTATTTTGATACAGGTTTTAGTATAGGGGATATAGGTAATTTAAATTTTTTAGCTTACTTACAATTATGCATAGTAAATGGGAATATTCTGATACACAGACGGAGTTGAGACAGGTCGTGTTGAGAAATTCAACATAATCACTACTCCAGCAGTAGATGAGATTGTTGAAGTAGGAACTAAGAAAGTAGCATCTACAACAACAGGAAATCAAGCTGAAAACAACAAGAAAGAAGAAACTGCAAGTCAAGATAAGAAAGCTCTACCAAACACAGGTTCAGCAGTATCTAGCCTTCTTTCAATCATCGGTCTTGCCTTTGCAAGCCCAGCAGCTTTTGTCCTTCGTAAGAAAGACTAAGTCATCTTAATGTTCAAAAGTTTTTTGTGAGACATATATCAAAAAGAACTCGAGATTGATTCTCGGGTTCTTTTTATAAAATATAAAATAAACTGAGACCTTTTAAATCAAAAGAGAGAAACTCTTATTCTATTTTCGAAACTATAAATAAAAATTAATTTATTTGTATGGTTTATAGAGGTCTTTCTAGTATAAATACTACATAATGAAGATAGATTCAATAACTCGAAATAGAATTTACCTCCTGTAAAGTTTGTGAAAAGAACACATTTTTTAATATATAGATAGATGTTTAAAGTATAAATGGACAGAATGAATGACAATTTGGAAATACAAAATAGTAAATAATTTTTTATATCTGCTTTTAATTGACTTCTTTTTGTGTTAAAATGAGATGAATATTTCTTTTGAAATGATCAAATAATCATTTTTAGTTTTGGAGGTACATTATGAAATGGAAATATTGCATGAGAATGCCTTTTTCTACTATTTTCAGTAGAAAAAAACAGGCTTTTCTCGGACTAGTCGTTTTACTTTTTTCTATTCTTCTTCTTCCGCTTCAATCTTATGCGGCTTTAGAAGAAATAAAAAATGGAACGGATATCTCAACCTTGGATATTCGTAAGTTTAATTTGAACATCAACAATTTTAGTGTTTTATCTAAATCACAGGCTGTTGATCAGTTTCATTTATCGAATCCCCACTATGAATATCTCTGGGGTGGTGCCTATCCAGGCGAGATGGAGAACTTTACTCTTAAAGTAGATAAAAGTAAAAAGCAGGATCAAGTTTTTGAAAATCCTCTTTCTCTAAAATTCACAAATATTGGGACAGTTAATGGTAAGCAAGTAGATGCTTACTTAAAATTCAATAAGGTAACTCTTCACTATCTAAACACTGCTCAAGCAGAGTCTGAAATGAATAGTACTCAAAAATCTACTGTTGAATTTTTCTCAATTTCTGAATTATGGGAAAGTAGTGCTTTTGAAATTGGTAATGTTCCTTACGTAGATGCGAACCATGATTACATCATGAATAAAGCATTTTGGATTGATGCTGATGTAACAGCCGAGTTGAGTTATGCAGATGGTTCAGAGACAGATTTGAAGTTGGTCATGAAACCAACGGATATCGATGCAATGGATGCAAACAACTTGAAGGAAACCTTCTATATTAAAGATTATCAAAATGATGTTAATCTTCGTCTGATGAACAATGCCAATGTTTTGAAACAGGAAGACCAAGGAGAACGAACTGCTTGGATTGCGACTCAGATTACAAGTGGTAGCTATTCTGAGAACAATATCTCTGGTTTTGCCCTTCGATCAAATAGTAATAGGATGAATTTTGCTTATTCATCAACAGAGGTTGCTTCGGCCGTCTTTGGTCTCTATATTGAAAAAATTGATCCGAGCCCTGTTCTAGAAGTAGATCCTACAGAGATTCCAGCTAAAGAGGGGCAGGATGTAACTTATAAGGCTACCTTTAAAATTCCGGTTCCAGGTAAAGATCTTTTAGCAGCTCCATCATCTATTGAGATGGTTCAAAATTTTGATGATCGCTTGGACTATAAAGAACTTAAAGTTGAATCAGGTGGAGTGACTCTGCAAGAAGGACGTGACTATACGATCGAGAAATCAGGTCAAACAGTTACTGTTAAAATGACACCTGAATACATAAAATCAAATTCTGCCGCTGAGATTATTATCACTTATAAAACAGCTACAAACAAAAAGGTAGAAGAAAAAGGTCCTGAAAAAATTAACAACACTGTAACCTTGCATGTTGATAACTTATCAGCTCCTTCTAATCAGGTGAGCACTGCTCTTCTTTACGAAAAACACCATGAATTTGTCAGTGGAACTCCAGGTAAAGAGTTGCCACAAGAAGTGAAAGACTTGCTTCCAGCAACAGAAAAGAATTTACCTAATGGCAGTCAAGTAACGCCAACGCAACCAAGTCAAACAGAAGTGAAGACAGCAGAAGGTACTTGGAGCTTCAAGTCCTATGACAAGTCATCAGAAACCATCAATGGAGCGGATGCCCACTTTATCGGTACTTGGGAATTCACCCCAGCTCCAACTTACAAGGCAACACATGAATTTGTCAGCGGAACTCCAGGTAAAGAACTTCCACAAGAAGTGAAATCCTTGCTTCCAGAAGACCAAACAGACTTGAAAGACGGTAGTCAAGCGACTCCGACACAACCAAGTCAAACAGAAGTGAAGACAGCGGAAGGCACATGGAGCTTCAAGTCCTATGACAAGTCATCAGAAACCATCAATGGAGCGGATGCCCACTTCATTGGTACTTGGGAATTTACCCCAGCGCCAACCTACAAAGCGACACATGAATTTGTCAGCGGAACTCCAGGTAAAGAACTTCCACAAGAAGTGAAAGCCCTACTTCCAGCAGACCAAACAGACTTGAAAGACGGTAGCCAAGCAACGCCAACGCAACCAAGTCAAACAGAAGTGAAGACAGCGGAAGGCACATGGAGCTTTAAGTCCTATGACAAGGCATCAGAAACCATCAATGGAGCAGACGCCCACTTCATCGGTACTTGGGAATTCACCCCAGCGCCAACCTACAAAGCGACACATGAATTTGTCAGCGGAACGCCAGGCAAAGAACTTCCACAAGAAGTGAAAGCCCTACTTCCAGCAGACCAAACAGACTTGAAAGATGGTAGCCAAGCAACACCAACGCAACCAAGTCAAACAGAAGTGAAGACAGCGGAAGGCACATGGAGCTTTAAGTCCTACGACAAGACATCTGAAACCATCAATGGAGCAGACGCCCACTTCGTAGGAACTTGGGTATTTACCCCAGCACCAACAGTGACTCATAAAGCAGTTCATGAGTTTGTCAGCGGAACTCCAGGCAAAGAACTTCCGCAAGAAGTGAAATCCTTGCTTCCAGCAGACCAAACAGACTTGAAAGATGGCAGCCAAGCGACTCCAACGCAACCAAGTAAAAAGGAAGTTAAGACAACAGAAGGTACTTGGAGTTTCAAATCATACGATAAGACATCAGAAACCATCAATGGAGCGGATGCCCACTTTATCGGTACTTGGGAATTCACCCCAGCACCAACAGTGACTCATAAAGCAGTTCACGAGTTTGTCAGCGGAACTCCAGGCAAAGAACTTCCACAAGAAGTGAAATCCTTGCTTCCAGCAGACCAAACAGACTTGAAGGACGGCAGCCAAGTAACGCCAACGCAACCAAGTCAAACGGAAGTGAAGACAGCAGAAGGCACATGGAGCTTCAAATCCTACGACAAGACATCGGAAACAATTAATGGAGCAGATGTTAAGTTTGTAGGTACATGGGAATTTACAGCAAGCCCGGTTCCAACAGTGACTCATAAAGCAGTTCACGAGTTTGTCAGCGGAACTCCAGGCAAAGAACTTCCACAAGAAGTGAAATCCTTGCTTCCATCAGACCAAACAGACTTGAAGGACGGCAGCCAAGTAACGCCAACGCAACCAAGTCAAACGGAAGTGAAGACAGCAGAAGGCACATGGAGCTTCAAGTCCTACGACAAGACATCGGAAACAATTAATGGAGCAGATGTTAAGTTTGTAGGCACATGGGAATTCACCCCAGCGCCAACTTACAAGGCAACACATGAATTTGTCAGCGGAACTCCAGGCAAAGAACTTCCACAAGAAGTGAAATCCTTGCTTCCGGCAGACCAAACAAACTTGAAAGATGGCAGTCAAGCAACGCCAATGCAACCAAGTCAAACAGAGGTTAAGACAGCAGAAGGCACATGGAGCTTCAAGTCTTATGACAAGACATCGGAAACAATTAATGGATCAGATGTTAAGTTTGTAGGTACATGGGAATTTACAGCAACTCCAGTTCCAACAGTGACTCATAAGGCAGTTCACGAGTTTTTCAGCGGAACGCCAGGCAAAGAACTTCCACAAGAAGTGAAAGCCTTGCTTCCAGCAGACCAAACAAACTTGAAAGATGGTAGTCAAGCAACGCCAACACAACCAAGTCAAACAGAAGTGAAGACGGCAGAAGGCACATGGAGCTTCAAGTCCTACGACAAGGCATCAGAAACCATCAATGGAGCGGATGCCCACTTCATCGGTACTTGGGAATTCACCCCGGCACCAAATAAAGATTCTGGAAATAATAGCCAACCAGAAGAAGGAAGTAGTCAAACTAAGGCCTTGTTACCAAACACAGGTTCAGCGGTATCTGGTCTTCTTTCAATCATCGGTCTTGCCTTTGCAAGCCTAGCAGCTTTTGTCCTTCGCAAGAAAGATTAAGTCATTCTTAGTAAATAAGAAACTGAATTCTTAATTCCTGAGTCTAAGAAGAGAGAACGAGAAATCGTTCTCTCTTTTTCTTGCATTTTATATCGAGCTGTGATATATTTTATATAACGAAGTGCGATATATCGAATTAAATAGGAAGTGTGGTTAAATGGAATTAACAGATAAGATCAGGCGTGTTTACCTTCCCATGACTGAAACAGGATTTTATATCTTGTTCTGTCTACAAAAGGAACGTCATGGTTATAGTATTACACAAAAGGTCAAGGAGATGACAGATTCACAAGTTTTGATTAGTCCTGGAACTATGTATGGAACCTTGTCAAAAATGGAAAAGGATGGCTTGATCTCCTTTGTCCGAGAGGAGGAAAAACGGAAAATCTATCAGATAACAGATTTGGGACGAAAGGTTTTGGAGATTGAATTGAAACGTATTGAACGGCTCTATAGAAACAGTCGGGAGGAAGTATGATGGAAAAGAAGGTTGTATATCGGATATCTACAATTGCAGATTATGATAGAGAGGCCTTATACCTTGGGGAAATGCATGCTAAGGGTTGGAAACTTAGGAAAGTAAGCTATTCTAACTTAGTAGTTGCGGTTAAGTATACTTTTGAAAAGTGCCAACCGGAGCAGGTGTCTTATCAGTTGGACTTTTATCCCATGAAAAAATCAGAGAGAGCCTCATACTTACAACTATTTAAAGACTGTGGCTGGGAGCATATTACAGACTTTAATAGTTTTTCCTACTTTAGAAAAGTACATTTTGAAATTGAATCGGATGCCGAGTTTGAAATTTATAATGACGCGGCCGGGAAGTTAGCTGTGGTCAAACGGATTTTAATAATGCGTATGCTTCCTATTTTGCTTCTGTTTTTAGCTCTACTACCGGTTTTCTCAAAGTTTGTCAGTGGAGCTAGTTCTTTCAGTTGGGAAGTATTTTTGATTTTCATAATAGATTGTGTTTTATTGATTATTTTTGCGATTCAGATTTCTTATATTTTTTGGAGATTGTTTCAAAAGTGGAAAGAATTATCTGATAAATGAAACAATGCCTGTTTTCTAATTTGGAGGTAAGACAATGAATAGTGAAGTACAATTTCGGATTTTTACAATAGTTGATTTGGACAAGGAAGAAGAATATTTACATGAGATGCACTTAAAAGGTTGGAGATATAGAACTAATCGTTTTGGTTTTTTCTATTTTGAACAATGCCAACCAGATGATGTCATCTATCATATCTATGATTCTAGATTTCTTAAAAAGTATAAGCATGAACCACAAGATTTTAGAAATAGCGGTTGGGAATTGATAGAAACAGGTTTTTGTTCAATTCTTCGTAAACCAGCTTCTGATATACTTTCAGAGGAGAAAGTTTATATGAGTAAGGGTCTTAGATGGGAAGTTATGCGGTCTAGACTTCGTTCCTGTACAGCCGCATTCTTAGGTGGTTTTGTTGTTTGTATGAGTTTGTATCGAGAAAACTTGTCTCAGTCTTTCTTTATTATTTTCTTGTTATACGCTTGCTTAATCTCTTATCTAATCTATGGTTTTTTCAGACTTAAAAGGAAATACCAAGTAGATGAAAAGTAAGATTCTAGGTCTTCAGACTGATTTTTAGCACTCTTGGTAAAAGAGTGCTAATTTTTTGAGTTTTTGTCTTGACATTCTCTTCTAAGGGTGTATAATAGAATCATGAGTTAGCACTTGGATGTGTCGAGTGCTAATCGATTGGACAGAGAGGAGTGATGAGATGGTTACAGAGCGTCAGCAGGATATTTTAAATCTTATTATTGACATCTTTACCAAAACGCACGAACCTGTCGGATCCAAGGCGCTACAAGAATCTATTAATTCTAGTAGTGCTACCATTCGTAATGACATGGCGGCTCTAGAGAAGCAGGGTTTGCTTGAGAAGGCTCATACCTCAAGCGGTCGGATGCCAAGTGTTGCTGGTTTTCAGTACTATGTGAAACACTCGCTGGCTTTTGACAGACTGGCTGAAAATGAGGTATACGAGATTGTCAAAGCCTTTGATCAGGAGTTCTTCAAATTGGAGGATATTCTGCAAGAAGCTGCTAATCTACTGACAGACCTGAGTGACTGCACGGTAGTAGCACTGGATGTTGAACCGAGCAAGCAACGGTTGACAGCCTTTGATATCGTTGTTTTGGGGCAACATACAGCTTTGGCAGTATTTACCCTAGACGAGTCCCGAACGGTTACCAGTCAGTTTCTGATTCCAAGGAACTTCTTGCAGGAAGATTTGCTGAAACTGAAGAGCATTATTCAGGAACGTTTCCTCGGTCACACCGTTCTAGATATTCACTACAAGATTCGGACAGAGATTCCGCAGATTATCCAGCGTTACTTTACAACAACGGACAATGTCATGGATCTCTTTGAACATATTTTTAAAGAAATGTTCAACGAAAACATTGTAGTATCTGGCAAGGTTAATCTCTTGAATTTTGCCAATCTAGCGGCCTATCAGTTCTTTGACCAACCGCAAAAGGTGGCTCTGGAGATTCGTGAGGGTCTGCATGAAGATCAGATGCAAAATGTCCGTGTTGCGGACAGTCAAGAGTCTTGTCTAGCAGACCTAGCGGTGATTAGCAGTAAATTCCTCATTCCTTATCGGGGTTTTGGAATTCTAGCGATTATCGGTCCGGTTAATCTGGACTACCAGCAATTGGTCAATCAAGTCAATGTTGTCAATCGTGTTTTGACCATGAAGTTGACAGATTTTTACCGCTATCTCAGCAGTAATCATTACGAAGTAAATTAAGATTGAAATCATTAAAGGAGGCGAAAATGGCCCAAGATAAAAAAAACGAAGAAATGAAAGAAGAGGAAGTTGTAGAAACAACTGAAGAAACAACTCCTGAGAAGTCTGAGTTGGACTTGGCAAATGAACGCGCGGATGAGTTCGAAAACAAATACCTTCGTGCTCATGCAGAAATGCAAAATATTCAACGCCGTGCCAATGAAGAACGTCAAAACTTGCAACGCTATCGTAGCCAAGATCTGGCAAAAGCAATCTTACCATCGCTCGACAACTTAGAACGTGCTCTTGCTGTTGAAGGTTTGACAGACGATGTCAAAAAAGGATTGGAGATGGTGCAAGAGAGCTTGATTCACGCTTTGAAAGAAGAAGGAATCGAAGAAATTGTAGCTGACGGTGAATTTGACCATAACTATCATATGGCCATCCAAACTCTCCCAGCAGACGATGAACACCCAGCAGACACCATCGCTCAAGTCTTCCAGAAAGGCTACAAACTCCATGACCGCATCCTACGCCCAGCCATGGTAGTAGTATATAACTAGGCTAGAGAACTTAAAAACTTGTCCGAAACGACAATAAACTATGAAAAAAGATAAAAAACAAGCCGGAGGCTTGCAAGGAAGATATTGTCCGCCGTGGTGAAACAGGGGATTTTTGAGACAATAGGCTCAAAAATAAGTGATGAAATCCCGTAGGGAGTTGCTCACGTCCCCACCACTTAAGGGGAATATCAAAAAATCAAAATTCGAATTAAAATTTAAGGAGAAAAACACATGTCTA from Streptococcus oralis includes these protein-coding regions:
- the glnA gene encoding type I glutamate--ammonia ligase; amino-acid sequence: MPITAADIRREVKEKNVTFIRLMFSDILGTMKNVEIPATDEQLDKVLSNKAMFDGSSIEGFVRINESDMYLYPDLDTWTVFPWGDENGSVAGLICDVYTTEGEPFAGDPRGNLKRALRHMEEVGFKSFNLGPEPEFFLFKLDENGDPTLEVNDKGGYFDLAPTDLADNTRREIVNVLTKMGFEVEASHHEVAVGQHEIDFKYDEVLRACDKIQIFKLVVKTIARKHGLYATFMAKPKFGIAGSGMHCNMSLFDAEGNNAFFDPNDPKGMQLSETAYHFLGGLIKHAYNYTAIMNPTVNSYKRLVPGYEAPVYIAWAGRNRSPLVRVPASRGMGTRLELRSVDPMANPYIAMAVLLEVGLHGIENKIEAPAPIEENIYIMTAEERKEAGITDLPSTLHNALKALTEDEVVKAALGEHIYTSFLEAKRIEWASYATFVSQWEVDNYLDLY
- the glnR gene encoding transcriptional repressor GlnR, with translation MKEREFRRNMAVFPIGSVMKLTDLSARQIRYYEDQELIKPDRNEGNRRMYSLNDMDRLLEIKDYISEGFNIAAIKKKYAEREAKSKKAVSQTEVRRALHNELLQQGRFASVRSPFGRG
- a CDS encoding PadR family transcriptional regulator, giving the protein MELTDKIRRVYLPMTETGFYILFCLQKERHGYSITQKVKEMTDSQVLISPGTMYGTLSKMEKDGLISFVREEEKRKIYQITDLGRKVLEIELKRIERLYRNSREEV
- the hrcA gene encoding heat-inducible transcriptional repressor HrcA; translation: MVTERQQDILNLIIDIFTKTHEPVGSKALQESINSSSATIRNDMAALEKQGLLEKAHTSSGRMPSVAGFQYYVKHSLAFDRLAENEVYEIVKAFDQEFFKLEDILQEAANLLTDLSDCTVVALDVEPSKQRLTAFDIVVLGQHTALAVFTLDESRTVTSQFLIPRNFLQEDLLKLKSIIQERFLGHTVLDIHYKIRTEIPQIIQRYFTTTDNVMDLFEHIFKEMFNENIVVSGKVNLLNFANLAAYQFFDQPQKVALEIREGLHEDQMQNVRVADSQESCLADLAVISSKFLIPYRGFGILAIIGPVNLDYQQLVNQVNVVNRVLTMKLTDFYRYLSSNHYEVN
- a CDS encoding DUF2812 domain-containing protein, which translates into the protein MEKKVVYRISTIADYDREALYLGEMHAKGWKLRKVSYSNLVVAVKYTFEKCQPEQVSYQLDFYPMKKSERASYLQLFKDCGWEHITDFNSFSYFRKVHFEIESDAEFEIYNDAAGKLAVVKRILIMRMLPILLLFLALLPVFSKFVSGASSFSWEVFLIFIIDCVLLIIFAIQISYIFWRLFQKWKELSDK
- the grpE gene encoding nucleotide exchange factor GrpE, with the translated sequence MAQDKKNEEMKEEEVVETTEETTPEKSELDLANERADEFENKYLRAHAEMQNIQRRANEERQNLQRYRSQDLAKAILPSLDNLERALAVEGLTDDVKKGLEMVQESLIHALKEEGIEEIVADGEFDHNYHMAIQTLPADDEHPADTIAQVFQKGYKLHDRILRPAMVVVYN
- a CDS encoding DUF2812 domain-containing protein — its product is MNSEVQFRIFTIVDLDKEEEYLHEMHLKGWRYRTNRFGFFYFEQCQPDDVIYHIYDSRFLKKYKHEPQDFRNSGWELIETGFCSILRKPASDILSEEKVYMSKGLRWEVMRSRLRSCTAAFLGGFVVCMSLYRENLSQSFFIIFLLYACLISYLIYGFFRLKRKYQVDEK
- a CDS encoding LPXTG-anchored SHIRT domain periscope protein; translated protein: MKWKYCMRMPFSTIFSRKKQAFLGLVVLLFSILLLPLQSYAALEEIKNGTDISTLDIRKFNLNINNFSVLSKSQAVDQFHLSNPHYEYLWGGAYPGEMENFTLKVDKSKKQDQVFENPLSLKFTNIGTVNGKQVDAYLKFNKVTLHYLNTAQAESEMNSTQKSTVEFFSISELWESSAFEIGNVPYVDANHDYIMNKAFWIDADVTAELSYADGSETDLKLVMKPTDIDAMDANNLKETFYIKDYQNDVNLRLMNNANVLKQEDQGERTAWIATQITSGSYSENNISGFALRSNSNRMNFAYSSTEVASAVFGLYIEKIDPSPVLEVDPTEIPAKEGQDVTYKATFKIPVPGKDLLAAPSSIEMVQNFDDRLDYKELKVESGGVTLQEGRDYTIEKSGQTVTVKMTPEYIKSNSAAEIIITYKTATNKKVEEKGPEKINNTVTLHVDNLSAPSNQVSTALLYEKHHEFVSGTPGKELPQEVKDLLPATEKNLPNGSQVTPTQPSQTEVKTAEGTWSFKSYDKSSETINGADAHFIGTWEFTPAPTYKATHEFVSGTPGKELPQEVKSLLPEDQTDLKDGSQATPTQPSQTEVKTAEGTWSFKSYDKSSETINGADAHFIGTWEFTPAPTYKATHEFVSGTPGKELPQEVKALLPADQTDLKDGSQATPTQPSQTEVKTAEGTWSFKSYDKASETINGADAHFIGTWEFTPAPTYKATHEFVSGTPGKELPQEVKALLPADQTDLKDGSQATPTQPSQTEVKTAEGTWSFKSYDKTSETINGADAHFVGTWVFTPAPTVTHKAVHEFVSGTPGKELPQEVKSLLPADQTDLKDGSQATPTQPSKKEVKTTEGTWSFKSYDKTSETINGADAHFIGTWEFTPAPTVTHKAVHEFVSGTPGKELPQEVKSLLPADQTDLKDGSQVTPTQPSQTEVKTAEGTWSFKSYDKTSETINGADVKFVGTWEFTASPVPTVTHKAVHEFVSGTPGKELPQEVKSLLPSDQTDLKDGSQVTPTQPSQTEVKTAEGTWSFKSYDKTSETINGADVKFVGTWEFTPAPTYKATHEFVSGTPGKELPQEVKSLLPADQTNLKDGSQATPMQPSQTEVKTAEGTWSFKSYDKTSETINGSDVKFVGTWEFTATPVPTVTHKAVHEFFSGTPGKELPQEVKALLPADQTNLKDGSQATPTQPSQTEVKTAEGTWSFKSYDKASETINGADAHFIGTWEFTPAPNKDSGNNSQPEEGSSQTKALLPNTGSAVSGLLSIIGLAFASLAAFVLRKKD